A region from the Candidatus Thermoplasmatota archaeon genome encodes:
- a CDS encoding CopG family ribbon-helix-helix protein: MSVFSVSLPDPLVAQVDDLIAGGGYAGRSDVVRAALRHLIATLAAQGGGGRGPRTATVTAVYEENSRRVLELRHAHARIIRSAIHSHGGGNCVEVFLVEGPAAAVRQFTDELRGLRDTLMVHVAYTDTIGAHDPAH, translated from the coding sequence GTGAGCGTTTTCAGCGTGAGCCTCCCGGACCCCCTCGTCGCCCAGGTGGACGACCTCATCGCGGGCGGCGGCTACGCCGGCCGCAGCGACGTGGTGCGGGCGGCCCTGCGCCACCTCATCGCGACCCTCGCGGCGCAGGGCGGCGGCGGGCGCGGCCCGCGCACGGCGACGGTGACGGCGGTCTACGAGGAGAACTCCCGCCGCGTCCTCGAGCTGCGCCATGCGCATGCGCGCATCATCCGGAGCGCCATCCACAGCCACGGGGGCGGCAACTGCGTCGAGGTGTTCCTCGTCGAGGGCCCGGCCGCGGCCGTGCGGCAGTTCACGGACGAGCTGCGAGGCCTCCGGGACACGCTCATGGTGCACGTGGCGTACACGGACACGATCGGGGCCCACGATCCCGCCCACTGA
- a CDS encoding metal ABC transporter ATP-binding protein: MAVKPPTIEARGVTVEYGRERALEDASLTIAAGEFVGVVGPNGAGKSTLLRALLGLAPIRRGESKLFGSPVHDFTDWSRIAFVPQNASQVDAQFPATALEIALLGRVPKRGLFRPLTAGDRAKALGAMREVGVEKLAGRLVGTLSGGERQRVLLAKALASDPDLLIMDEPTTGVDPGARAEFYELLDHLNHDHEITIVLVSHDAEAIAETAHRVVVVNRRIVFDGTPAAFREEGALSGAYGFDIRHARTGVHPGGEA; this comes from the coding sequence ATGGCGGTCAAGCCCCCGACGATCGAGGCGCGCGGCGTCACCGTGGAGTACGGTCGCGAACGCGCGCTCGAGGACGCGAGCCTCACGATCGCCGCGGGGGAGTTCGTGGGCGTGGTGGGTCCCAACGGCGCGGGCAAGAGCACGCTCCTGCGCGCGCTCCTGGGACTTGCGCCGATCCGGCGCGGCGAGTCCAAGCTCTTCGGATCGCCCGTCCACGACTTCACGGACTGGAGCCGCATCGCGTTCGTGCCGCAGAACGCGAGCCAGGTCGATGCGCAGTTTCCCGCGACCGCGCTCGAGATCGCGCTCCTCGGGAGGGTTCCGAAGCGCGGGCTCTTCCGGCCGCTCACCGCGGGCGACCGCGCGAAGGCGCTCGGCGCGATGCGCGAGGTGGGCGTCGAGAAGCTCGCCGGCCGCCTCGTCGGGACGCTTTCGGGGGGCGAGCGGCAGCGCGTGCTCCTCGCGAAGGCGCTCGCCTCGGATCCCGACCTCCTCATCATGGACGAGCCGACGACGGGCGTCGATCCCGGCGCGCGCGCGGAGTTCTACGAGCTGCTCGACCACCTGAACCACGACCACGAGATCACGATCGTCCTCGTGAGCCACGACGCGGAGGCCATCGCCGAGACGGCGCACCGCGTCGTCGTCGTGAACCGCCGCATCGTTTTCGACGGGACGCCCGCGGCCTTCCGCGAGGAGGGCGCGCTCTCGGGCGCCTACGGCTTCGACATCCGTCACGCCCGGACGGGCGTGCATCCCGGAGGCGAAGCCTGA
- a CDS encoding zinc ABC transporter substrate-binding protein yields MASMPSRLALVAVVLVAAGCVGPAPAPRDDIVASFYPVQFLAERIAGDDLAVGVLVSAGVEPHEYDLRPSDVARLGAARLVLLHGADLEGFASEVATATAKRGVPVATVTEGIDLRKAIEEGEEVDDPHVWLDPVLFAEEAKNALAAIEAADPANATAHRARAATLAADLATLADAYEAGLAMCKKRAIITTHAAFGYVAARYNFTEHSVSGLEPEAEPSAEAVRAASDLARRENITVIFFETLVSPKVAQVIANEIGGEARVLNPIEGLTDEEAARGEDYFSIMRQNLAALRHAMECA; encoded by the coding sequence ATGGCCTCCATGCCTTCCCGCCTCGCCCTCGTCGCCGTCGTCCTCGTCGCCGCCGGTTGCGTCGGCCCCGCGCCCGCGCCGCGCGACGACATCGTCGCCTCGTTCTACCCCGTCCAGTTCCTCGCCGAGCGCATCGCGGGCGACGACCTCGCCGTGGGCGTGCTCGTCTCCGCGGGCGTCGAGCCGCACGAGTACGACCTCCGGCCGAGCGACGTCGCGCGCCTCGGCGCCGCCCGCCTCGTCCTTCTCCACGGCGCCGACCTCGAAGGCTTCGCGAGCGAGGTCGCGACGGCGACGGCGAAGCGCGGGGTGCCGGTCGCGACGGTGACGGAGGGCATCGACCTCCGCAAGGCCATCGAGGAGGGCGAGGAGGTCGACGACCCGCACGTGTGGCTCGACCCCGTGCTTTTCGCCGAGGAGGCGAAGAACGCGCTCGCGGCGATCGAGGCCGCGGACCCCGCGAACGCGACCGCGCACCGCGCGCGCGCCGCGACCCTCGCCGCCGACCTCGCGACGCTCGCCGACGCGTACGAGGCGGGCCTCGCCATGTGCAAGAAGCGCGCGATCATCACGACGCACGCGGCCTTCGGCTACGTCGCGGCGCGGTACAACTTCACCGAGCACAGCGTGAGCGGCCTCGAGCCCGAGGCCGAGCCATCCGCGGAGGCCGTCCGGGCCGCCTCCGACCTCGCGCGCCGCGAGAACATCACCGTCATCTTCTTCGAGACGCTCGTCTCGCCGAAGGTCGCGCAGGTGATCGCGAACGAGATCGGCGGGGAGGCGCGCGTGCTCAATCCGATCGAGGGCCTCACGGACGAGGAGGCCGCGCGCGGCGAGGACTACTTCTCGATCATGCGGCAGAATCTCGCGGCCCTGCGGCACGCGATGGAGTGCGCCTGA